In Clostridium sp. SY8519, one genomic interval encodes:
- the prmA gene encoding 50S ribosomal protein L11 methyltransferase, with amino-acid sequence MKWEKYRIKTTTQAEDFVSSMLADCGIAGVEIEDNTPLTEQETARMFIDIPPELPQDDGTSYLTFYLEADGDHTELLDRIRQELEDLRDVVAIGDGTITVSQTEDQDWANNWKQFFHSFYVGDIFIRPTWETEEPKQEVKTVIEIDPGISFGTGKHETTQLCIRELDRYVRPDSRVLDLGCGSGILSIVALKLGAAHVHGTDIDEDCIRSTYDNFAVNHLTKEQGTFEVGNLITDKELQQRLGQESYDIVVANILADVLIPMAPYLPACLKPQGILICSGIIDFKENAVKEAVEAAGLRVVRVGHQGEWVSVTAVKE; translated from the coding sequence ATGAAGTGGGAAAAATACAGAATCAAGACAACGACACAGGCAGAGGATTTTGTCAGCAGCATGCTGGCAGACTGCGGCATCGCAGGCGTGGAGATCGAGGATAACACCCCTCTGACCGAGCAGGAAACTGCCCGGATGTTTATCGATATTCCGCCGGAACTTCCGCAGGATGACGGAACCAGCTATCTGACGTTTTACCTGGAGGCAGACGGCGACCATACGGAACTGCTGGACAGGATCCGGCAGGAACTGGAAGATCTGCGGGATGTGGTTGCGATCGGCGACGGGACGATCACGGTAAGCCAGACCGAAGATCAGGACTGGGCCAATAACTGGAAACAGTTCTTTCACTCCTTCTATGTGGGGGATATTTTTATCCGCCCCACTTGGGAAACAGAAGAGCCAAAGCAGGAGGTAAAGACCGTGATTGAAATCGATCCGGGCATCTCCTTCGGAACAGGCAAACACGAAACCACACAGCTGTGCATCCGGGAACTGGACCGTTATGTGCGGCCGGACAGCCGGGTGCTGGATTTAGGCTGCGGCAGCGGCATTCTTTCCATTGTGGCGCTGAAACTTGGCGCAGCCCATGTCCACGGCACAGATATTGATGAAGACTGTATCCGATCCACCTATGATAATTTTGCCGTTAATCATCTGACCAAAGAACAGGGAACCTTTGAAGTGGGCAACCTGATCACGGACAAAGAGCTGCAGCAGCGGCTGGGACAGGAATCCTATGATATCGTTGTGGCCAATATACTGGCAGATGTACTGATTCCCATGGCGCCCTATCTTCCGGCCTGCCTGAAGCCCCAGGGCATTCTGATCTGTTCCGGAATCATTGATTTTAAGGAGAATGCCGTAAAAGAAGCAGTGGAAGCCGCGGGCCTTCGGGTGGTCCGGGTCGGACATCAGGGAGAATGGGTGTCTGTCACTGCGGTAAAGGAGTAG
- a CDS encoding 16S rRNA (uracil(1498)-N(3))-methyltransferase, which produces MQQFFVDDCQIGREYVTITGPDVRYMRAVLRMKPGEKIRVSSASGRNLLCAVSEISDAFVQADIIDGNAPDTELPSRITLFQAIPKGDRMEYVIQKAVELGVSRIVPVAMKYCVVRLDAKKAANKQKRWQSIALSAARQSKRSVIPQVCPVMTLEEALAEGKRMDLRIVPYENARGMQSTAQVLPKICPGQDIAVYIGPEGGFAEEEIEALRPGAEVISLGRRILRTDTAAVTVMSFLSLRLEYALEQQNHTESMQE; this is translated from the coding sequence ATGCAGCAGTTTTTTGTAGATGATTGTCAGATCGGCAGAGAATATGTTACGATAACCGGACCGGATGTGCGGTATATGCGTGCGGTGCTTCGGATGAAACCGGGGGAAAAGATCCGGGTCAGCAGCGCTTCCGGAAGAAACCTGCTCTGTGCAGTCAGCGAAATCTCCGATGCGTTTGTACAGGCGGATATTATTGACGGAAATGCGCCGGATACAGAACTTCCTTCCAGAATCACCCTGTTCCAGGCCATCCCCAAAGGCGACCGCATGGAATATGTGATTCAGAAGGCGGTGGAACTGGGGGTTTCCAGGATTGTGCCGGTGGCAATGAAGTACTGTGTGGTACGCCTGGACGCGAAAAAAGCGGCGAACAAACAGAAACGCTGGCAAAGCATTGCCCTCAGTGCGGCACGGCAGTCCAAACGAAGCGTGATCCCTCAGGTCTGTCCGGTGATGACGCTGGAGGAAGCGCTGGCAGAGGGAAAGCGTATGGACCTAAGAATTGTACCCTATGAAAATGCCAGAGGCATGCAGAGTACTGCGCAAGTCCTGCCGAAAATCTGCCCGGGACAGGACATTGCGGTTTATATTGGGCCGGAAGGCGGTTTTGCCGAGGAGGAAATCGAAGCGCTGCGTCCCGGCGCGGAAGTGATTTCCCTGGGCAGAAGAATTCTACGCACCGACACAGCGGCTGTTACCGTTATGTCATTTTTGAGCCTCCGGCTGGAATATGCGCTGGAACAGCAGAATCATACAGAAAGTATGCAGGAATAA
- a CDS encoding cysteine desulfurase family protein, producing MDNSATTRCDAEVTDLIVKLLTEDYGNPSSLHRKGIEAENHVKKAASRIAKTLHCKEKEIIFTSGGTESNNLALIGTARANQRKGKHIITTAIEHPSVRNACEHLKEEGFRVTYIQPDASGTVAPEAVAAAVCEDTILVSVMLVNNEMGALEPVADIAAAVKGKNPEVLMHVDAIQAYGKIRIHPKQMGIDLLSVSGHKIHGPKGIGFLYVKEGTKIRPICYGGGQQKGMRSGTLNVPGIAGMGLAAELSYRNLEEKIRAMYALRSDFMEQMKEIPDVVLNSPEGTDCAPQIVNISFPGVRSEVMLHALEDRGIYVSSGSACASNHPGEGSTLMKLGKPKEITDSALRFSFSFSTSREELDRTVQAIRELAPVLRKFIRR from the coding sequence TTGGATAATTCAGCAACGACCAGATGCGATGCAGAAGTAACGGATCTGATCGTCAAACTGCTGACAGAAGATTACGGAAATCCGTCTTCCCTTCACAGAAAAGGCATCGAGGCGGAAAATCATGTAAAAAAAGCGGCGTCCAGAATTGCGAAGACGCTGCACTGCAAAGAAAAGGAAATTATATTCACTTCCGGCGGAACAGAGTCAAACAATCTGGCACTGATCGGGACCGCAAGGGCGAATCAGCGGAAGGGAAAACATATCATCACGACGGCCATCGAACACCCTTCGGTCCGCAATGCCTGCGAACATTTGAAAGAAGAGGGATTCCGCGTAACCTATATCCAGCCGGACGCATCCGGAACGGTGGCGCCGGAGGCTGTGGCGGCAGCGGTATGTGAGGATACGATTCTGGTTTCGGTGATGCTTGTGAACAATGAAATGGGCGCCCTGGAGCCGGTGGCGGATATCGCGGCGGCGGTCAAAGGCAAGAATCCGGAAGTGCTGATGCATGTGGATGCGATACAGGCCTACGGCAAGATCCGCATCCATCCGAAACAGATGGGCATCGACCTTTTGTCGGTCAGCGGACATAAGATCCACGGACCGAAGGGGATCGGTTTTCTTTATGTGAAAGAAGGAACAAAGATCCGACCGATCTGTTACGGCGGAGGCCAGCAGAAAGGTATGCGTTCCGGCACTCTGAACGTGCCGGGAATTGCCGGCATGGGGCTGGCAGCGGAGCTTTCTTACCGGAATCTGGAGGAAAAAATCCGGGCAATGTATGCGCTGCGCAGCGATTTTATGGAACAGATGAAGGAGATTCCGGATGTGGTGCTTAACAGTCCCGAAGGAACCGACTGCGCCCCCCAGATTGTAAATATCAGTTTTCCGGGAGTCCGCAGCGAGGTGATGCTGCATGCCCTGGAAGACCGGGGAATCTATGTTTCATCCGGAAGCGCCTGCGCTTCCAACCATCCGGGAGAGGGAAGCACACTGATGAAGCTCGGAAAACCGAAAGAAATCACGGACTCTGCGCTGCGCTTCAGCTTTTCGTTTTCCACCAGCAGAGAAGAACTGGACCGGACGGTGCAGGCGATTCGTGAACTGGCTCCGGTACTCAGAAAATTTATACGTCGATAA